A section of the Cuniculiplasma divulgatum genome encodes:
- a CDS encoding ribonuclease P, translated as MVHRKPEINLHAIAMKRIDNMRGLALATVGTDTDLSREYITIMERISFRFDITLPATIKRSYCKACKKPYTSHDTVRLKRGLLEIRCSSCGNVRRIPYRISR; from the coding sequence ATGGTGCACAGAAAACCTGAGATCAACCTTCATGCCATTGCGATGAAAAGGATAGACAACATGCGCGGGCTGGCGCTGGCAACCGTGGGGACAGACACCGACCTTTCCAGGGAATACATAACAATAATGGAAAGAATTTCGTTCAGGTTTGATATAACACTGCCTGCAACTATCAAACGTTCATACTGCAAGGCGTGCAAGAAACCCTACACGTCCCATGATACAGTGCGGCTGAAGAGAGGACTGCTTGAAATTAGATGCAGTAGCTGCGGAAATGTTAGGCGAATTCCCTATAGAATCAGTCGCTGA
- a CDS encoding APC family permease yields the protein MALRRKLGIFHLTLASVTGMVGSGWLFGEFYASSIAGPASIFSWIIGSMMILSLALVYAELGGKIPLGGAAARYPEMSHGKSVSAINGWALFLGYVSTPPLEAVAAVTYMNFMVGGLISRSGNLTMLGIGLAFGFLVVFFVINRFGVKAISSANSYIALAKIFIPAMTAIVLALTFFSIKNFTAGGFFAEGTESIFVAIPNAGIVFSFLGFRQAIELSGEAKNPGRTVPIAIILGLAISAAIYILVQVAFIGSMTWTGIRVGDWSALATSGFSSGPMVVLATSLGIGWLAIILLGDGVVSPLGTAAIYETTTSRVVYALGDMGYFPKFLSKLNKYSVPAIALVFDLVLMAIFLIPAPSWQSLVSLNSDLSIIAYASGPVALIVLRKIGTASREGYFTLPMAGIISPIAYIAAILLIYWSGYPTTLYMTVVALAGLAIFGYLLWKKSVAMVDLKNSIWFILTLVSVPIISYFGSMNLDIIQFPFDVFLMAGIAVVFYFVGINTHIEPSETPDYSISVTIAQEQE from the coding sequence ATGGCTTTGCGCAGGAAGCTTGGAATATTTCATCTGACACTTGCATCGGTAACCGGAATGGTTGGCTCAGGATGGCTTTTCGGAGAGTTTTATGCCTCTTCCATAGCAGGTCCTGCCTCCATTTTCTCGTGGATAATAGGATCAATGATGATCCTGTCACTGGCGCTTGTTTATGCTGAACTTGGAGGAAAGATACCACTGGGGGGTGCTGCAGCCCGTTATCCGGAAATGAGTCACGGCAAGTCGGTTTCGGCCATCAACGGGTGGGCTCTTTTCCTGGGTTACGTTTCCACTCCCCCGCTTGAGGCCGTTGCTGCCGTAACCTATATGAATTTCATGGTGGGCGGCCTAATTTCAAGGTCAGGGAACCTGACAATGCTAGGAATTGGTCTCGCCTTCGGATTTCTGGTGGTTTTCTTTGTGATAAACCGCTTTGGTGTGAAGGCCATCTCCAGCGCCAACAGCTACATTGCGCTGGCCAAGATATTCATTCCTGCCATGACAGCAATCGTACTTGCTTTGACATTCTTCTCCATTAAAAACTTCACAGCGGGGGGATTCTTCGCCGAAGGCACTGAATCAATATTTGTGGCCATACCAAATGCTGGCATAGTTTTCTCTTTTCTTGGTTTCAGGCAGGCCATAGAGCTGTCGGGAGAGGCCAAAAATCCCGGAAGGACCGTACCCATTGCAATAATACTGGGTCTGGCCATATCAGCTGCCATTTACATACTTGTACAGGTGGCATTCATCGGATCCATGACATGGACTGGAATCCGTGTGGGGGACTGGTCTGCCTTGGCCACATCGGGATTTTCCTCAGGTCCCATGGTAGTGCTTGCAACTTCACTTGGCATCGGCTGGCTTGCAATAATACTCCTTGGTGACGGTGTGGTATCTCCACTGGGAACTGCAGCCATATATGAGACCACAACTTCAAGGGTTGTCTATGCACTTGGCGATATGGGCTATTTTCCAAAGTTTCTTTCAAAACTGAACAAATATTCTGTTCCCGCAATCGCGCTGGTCTTTGACCTTGTTTTGATGGCAATATTTCTGATCCCCGCCCCGTCATGGCAGAGCCTGGTATCACTTAACTCTGATCTGAGCATAATTGCGTATGCTTCCGGTCCTGTGGCACTCATAGTGCTTCGCAAGATCGGGACAGCATCAAGGGAGGGCTATTTCACACTTCCCATGGCAGGCATAATTTCGCCAATTGCATATATTGCTGCCATACTGCTAATTTACTGGTCAGGGTACCCAACGACCCTGTACATGACTGTAGTGGCTCTGGCAGGTCTTGCAATCTTCGGATACCTGCTGTGGAAAAAGTCAGTAGCAATGGTGGACCTGAAAAATTCAATATGGTTTATCCTGACACTGGTATCTGTACCCATCATATCATATTTTGGCAGCATGAACCTGGACATAATCCAGTTCCCGTTTGACGTCTTCCTGATGGCCGGGATAGCAGTGGTGTTTTATTTCGTCGGCATAAATACACATATTGAACCCAGCGAAACCCCGGATTACTCTATATCAGTTACCATTGCCCAGGAACAGGAGTAA
- a CDS encoding lyase family protein, with protein MKKIWASGASDDSLPYLNRLMVDDDIQTDRHMVDYEILALAAYHLQILKQGLIPRDDSIRILHALAEIYSTDPDLSADLEDVHGNVEAIVLEKAGISGKNLRLFLSRNEQIQTDILLFTRHHLLNIAWECADIAEIILAKREKIKGVMPGYTHYRQGMAVSSVTYMDYLASIFYNGSKKMLYAIHGNETLPLGYGSGFGSLSGVDFREVARSLGLKRGDENPMYLASQRGMDELNSIFHLSLIMLGLSRVSQDFILMSGDEMPLFLLPSGFTTGSSLMANKRNPDFLEITQGYAAEIAGKISGVIMAVISKSSGYHRDFQLVKKELVDSFLLVEDILKAARHFFSGIEFNPGVSRRIVQNSSYATANAHKLFREGKSWKDAYSAVGEMVRNGKTLEEIEPEEVRSMNADLVQELKMEISDLKNSINQHFLDIIAEASKQ; from the coding sequence ATGAAGAAGATATGGGCCAGCGGCGCTTCGGATGATTCTCTGCCATACCTGAACAGGCTGATGGTTGATGATGACATACAGACGGACAGGCACATGGTGGATTACGAGATACTTGCGTTGGCTGCGTATCATCTGCAGATACTGAAGCAGGGCTTAATTCCCCGTGATGACAGCATCCGGATACTTCATGCTCTTGCCGAAATTTATTCCACCGATCCTGACCTGAGTGCAGATCTGGAAGATGTTCACGGAAATGTTGAAGCAATTGTCCTTGAAAAAGCAGGAATTTCTGGCAAAAACCTCCGGCTATTCCTTTCAAGGAATGAACAGATACAGACAGACATTTTGCTTTTTACCCGGCATCATCTGCTGAATATTGCGTGGGAATGTGCAGACATAGCTGAGATAATCCTTGCAAAGAGGGAGAAGATCAAAGGGGTGATGCCTGGTTACACACATTACAGGCAGGGAATGGCAGTCTCTTCTGTAACATATATGGATTATCTTGCATCCATTTTCTACAATGGCTCAAAGAAAATGCTTTACGCCATACATGGAAACGAAACACTGCCTCTGGGATACGGGTCAGGCTTCGGGTCACTTTCCGGAGTAGATTTCAGGGAAGTTGCAAGATCGCTGGGGTTGAAGCGTGGAGATGAGAATCCCATGTACCTGGCATCGCAGAGGGGCATGGATGAACTGAATTCCATCTTCCACCTGTCTCTCATAATGCTGGGACTCTCAAGGGTTTCCCAGGACTTTATCCTCATGTCCGGAGATGAGATGCCTTTATTTTTACTTCCATCAGGATTCACCACAGGCAGTTCACTCATGGCAAACAAGAGGAATCCAGATTTTCTGGAAATAACGCAGGGTTACGCAGCAGAAATAGCGGGAAAAATTTCAGGCGTCATTATGGCCGTCATATCCAAGTCCTCAGGATATCACAGGGATTTTCAGCTGGTGAAGAAAGAACTTGTTGATTCATTTTTACTGGTTGAGGATATTCTGAAGGCTGCACGGCACTTTTTCAGTGGAATTGAATTTAACCCGGGTGTTTCACGTAGAATTGTGCAGAACTCATCCTATGCAACAGCAAATGCCCATAAGCTGTTCAGGGAAGGAAAATCATGGAAGGATGCCTACAGTGCAGTGGGTGAAATGGTGAGAAATGGTAAGACGCTGGAAGAGATCGAACCGGAAGAGGTCAGGAGCATGAACGCAGACCTCGTGCAGGAGTTGAAAATGGAAATTTCTGATCTTAAGAACAGCATAAATCAGCATTTCCTTGACATAATTGCAGAAGCCTCAAAGCAGTAG
- a CDS encoding radical SAM protein has protein sequence MLITEIFHSIQGEGLLMGIPMIFIRTNRCNLRCKWCDSTYTFAGGKEIPLQELVDTASAAGEEWVCLTGGEPLLQRESPEFVRTITAKGKKVLIETSGSLPVDEYTKMENVAIDMDVKTPSSGEEKSLRLDNLGLLRKSDYVKFVISDENDYAFATDFLSQHSLRCEAVFQPAWGTDIKWLAESVLKQGINVRVLPQLHKLIWGERRGV, from the coding sequence TTGCTAATAACGGAGATATTTCACAGCATACAGGGAGAGGGGCTTCTCATGGGCATCCCCATGATATTCATAAGAACAAACAGGTGCAACCTGAGGTGCAAATGGTGTGATTCCACTTACACATTCGCTGGCGGAAAGGAGATACCACTTCAGGAACTGGTTGATACTGCATCTGCTGCTGGCGAGGAGTGGGTATGCCTCACTGGAGGAGAGCCACTTCTGCAGAGGGAATCACCTGAATTTGTAAGAACAATCACAGCAAAAGGAAAGAAAGTGCTCATAGAAACAAGCGGATCTCTTCCTGTTGATGAATATACAAAAATGGAAAATGTTGCCATAGACATGGATGTGAAGACTCCATCATCGGGAGAGGAAAAAAGCCTCAGGCTGGATAATCTTGGACTTCTGAGAAAATCAGATTACGTAAAGTTCGTAATATCAGATGAAAATGATTATGCATTTGCAACAGATTTTCTTTCGCAACACAGTTTGAGATGTGAGGCTGTTTTCCAGCCGGCATGGGGGACGGATATCAAATGGCTGGCGGAATCTGTGCTGAAGCAGGGCATCAATGTCAGGGTACTTCCACAGCTTCACAAGCTCATATGGGGAGAAAGAAGAGGTGTATGA
- a CDS encoding ACT domain-containing protein, translating into MRNNNSVASRVREYLDHNPDLWKAVDMGIINYSAMARAISSDADIQGEDAIVAALKRIPRSGYSGRRFRELIKSSTIETRSGITVLILRPSTENLRMLINVTRNIVESYSEYRIIQASQGCGLVIGDDLFSKIGQLIPKREIIDVEQGLGELIIISPPVIKEMKGYVSYASSMLSNRGINIVQIVSFYTDITFILRPDDVLNALRIFMIEKSLG; encoded by the coding sequence ATGCGAAATAATAACAGTGTGGCATCAAGGGTGAGAGAGTACCTGGATCATAACCCTGACCTTTGGAAAGCAGTGGACATGGGCATCATAAACTACAGCGCCATGGCAAGAGCCATCTCCTCTGACGCAGATATTCAGGGGGAAGATGCTATTGTGGCAGCTCTCAAGCGAATTCCCAGGTCTGGTTACTCCGGTCGCAGGTTCAGGGAACTTATCAAGTCTTCCACCATTGAGACCAGATCAGGCATCACTGTGCTCATTCTTCGCCCGTCAACTGAAAATCTGAGAATGCTCATAAATGTAACAAGGAACATTGTGGAAAGTTACTCTGAATACAGGATTATCCAGGCATCCCAGGGGTGCGGCCTGGTCATAGGTGATGACCTCTTCAGCAAGATAGGTCAGTTGATCCCGAAAAGGGAAATAATAGATGTGGAACAGGGTCTTGGAGAACTTATAATAATAAGTCCTCCAGTCATTAAGGAGATGAAAGGATATGTTTCATACGCCTCTTCCATGCTTTCCAACAGGGGCATCAACATAGTCCAGATCGTTTCGTTCTATACGGATATAACATTCATCCTGAGGCCGGATGATGTTCTTAATGCACTGAGGATATTCATGATTGAGAAGAGCCTCGGTTAA
- a CDS encoding aspartate kinase — protein sequence MAQPRKGRGTVETTVRQFLKLRPETYSFLKDRIINISKLAEEIREKYPDLSPASIRYSLNKIMEESSKRKADFTYVEDLLMQSKVTLQDKITVLTSQKTLNVSYISATYLTDSVVYIVDELRSGKLPAGGQVTIERDVSAIHILSPKEIEQVPGFVMRITERLYSVGVNILQLISCSNETIIVVKKSDGVRAYENLVLA from the coding sequence ATGGCTCAACCGAGAAAGGGAAGAGGTACAGTGGAGACAACTGTGCGGCAGTTCCTGAAGCTAAGGCCTGAAACATATTCATTCCTGAAGGACAGGATCATAAACATAAGTAAACTGGCCGAAGAAATCAGGGAGAAGTACCCTGATCTCAGTCCTGCAAGCATAAGATATTCACTGAACAAGATAATGGAAGAATCCAGCAAAAGAAAGGCTGATTTCACATATGTTGAGGATCTGCTGATGCAGAGTAAGGTCACACTCCAGGACAAGATCACTGTACTTACGTCTCAGAAAACCCTCAATGTCAGTTACATATCAGCCACATATCTCACAGATTCCGTGGTATACATAGTGGATGAGCTGAGGAGCGGGAAACTTCCTGCAGGTGGCCAGGTCACAATAGAGCGTGATGTCAGTGCAATACACATTTTGTCTCCAAAGGAGATAGAGCAGGTTCCCGGCTTCGTCATGCGGATTACGGAGCGTCTCTATTCTGTGGGCGTAAACATACTGCAGCTCATCTCTTGCTCAAATGAGACCATCATAGTGGTGAAGAAGTCTGATGGAGTGAGGGCATATGAGAATCTTGTCCTTGCATAA
- a CDS encoding phosphoglycolate phosphatase, with product MIKLVLSDIDGTITDSRRVLSSSASEQMRKVQDSGVIVSLVSGNVIPVMYTFRTYLGIKAPLFAENGGAMIEDNITQFFNMDRPMAFFRDLEKKGLVKGIMTNQWRLCSMGFEPVGPVEREIMQLSAQYNVEITNSGFSWHILNVGQNKGFALHYLMERYALRPEEVLVIGDNLNDIPMFIEGVRKAVPANAEEELKKRADYIARSGHGAGSAEILSSLESF from the coding sequence ATGATAAAGCTTGTCCTTAGCGATATCGATGGAACCATAACGGACAGCAGGCGTGTACTGTCTTCATCCGCATCTGAACAGATGAGGAAGGTTCAGGACAGCGGTGTTATCGTGAGTCTTGTCAGCGGTAACGTTATCCCTGTCATGTACACATTCAGAACCTACCTTGGAATAAAAGCACCATTATTCGCTGAGAATGGAGGGGCAATGATTGAGGATAACATCACCCAGTTCTTCAACATGGACAGGCCCATGGCATTCTTCAGGGACCTTGAGAAAAAAGGGCTCGTGAAGGGCATAATGACCAACCAGTGGCGCCTATGCTCCATGGGTTTTGAGCCGGTGGGACCTGTTGAACGTGAAATAATGCAGCTGTCTGCACAGTATAATGTGGAGATTACAAACAGCGGATTTTCATGGCACATCCTCAATGTTGGGCAGAATAAAGGGTTCGCACTGCATTACCTTATGGAAAGGTATGCCCTCAGGCCAGAGGAAGTTCTTGTGATTGGAGATAACCTGAACGATATTCCAATGTTCATTGAAGGCGTCAGGAAAGCTGTCCCGGCCAATGCGGAAGAGGAACTGAAGAAGAGGGCGGATTATATAGCCAGATCAGGGCATGGAGCGGGATCCGCAGAGATTCTCTCCTCGCTGGAATCATTTTAG
- a CDS encoding dihydroorotase: MSYDTIYAGRFYFQDEFRELEVAVTDGVISHIGKAITGAPVTKLEGAVIPAGTDIHVHFRDPGETDKEDFSTGSLSAIYGGTTTVYDMPNNLVPVSDYSVFQDKLSSVSSRSYCDFGLYSLYNGKNADLISPKSSGIKIFLGGSTNSTAVDQISESDLKLLDSMNVPVVFHGEDSACLRANFIPEEHSLMDHDRARPEQCELTSAEVISRLPLKKKIMAHISTPESLPKLNGRATAEVTPHHILLNNEMELGSWGKVNPPLRSRDTQRKLMDSYFRGSFDILSSDHAPHTEHEKEEFFQASAGIIGVETRIPLMLALVANKTIPFNLVYRTAIANPAAAMGIRKGMIQLGYFADFMAVKFSEARRINQDRLHSKTPISPFNGFQAVFPHSVVMRGEVILEGNEFMGERNGKFVANLK, translated from the coding sequence ATGTCGTATGATACAATATATGCTGGCAGATTCTACTTCCAGGATGAGTTCAGGGAACTTGAGGTTGCCGTCACTGACGGAGTTATATCCCACATAGGAAAAGCCATCACGGGAGCACCGGTCACAAAGCTGGAAGGGGCAGTGATTCCAGCAGGAACTGACATACATGTGCATTTCAGAGACCCAGGCGAAACAGACAAGGAGGATTTCAGCACCGGCAGCCTTTCAGCTATCTATGGTGGGACCACCACAGTTTATGATATGCCCAATAACCTTGTTCCTGTTTCTGACTATTCTGTCTTCCAGGACAAACTCTCCTCAGTATCGTCCAGATCATACTGCGATTTTGGTCTGTATTCACTTTACAACGGCAAGAACGCCGATCTTATAAGCCCCAAAAGCAGTGGCATAAAGATATTCCTTGGTGGAAGCACAAACTCCACTGCAGTGGATCAGATTTCTGAAAGTGACCTTAAGCTCCTGGATTCAATGAATGTGCCTGTGGTGTTCCACGGGGAGGATTCGGCCTGTCTGAGAGCCAATTTCATCCCTGAGGAACATTCACTGATGGATCATGACAGGGCCAGACCTGAGCAGTGTGAGTTGACATCTGCGGAGGTAATTTCCAGACTGCCGCTGAAGAAGAAGATAATGGCGCACATAAGCACTCCTGAAAGCCTTCCAAAGCTGAACGGAAGAGCCACGGCAGAAGTCACTCCCCATCACATTCTTCTCAACAATGAGATGGAACTGGGAAGCTGGGGCAAGGTTAATCCACCGCTGAGATCAAGAGATACGCAGCGTAAGCTTATGGATAGCTATTTCAGGGGAAGTTTTGACATTCTTTCCTCGGATCACGCCCCTCACACAGAGCATGAGAAGGAGGAATTCTTCCAGGCTTCTGCAGGCATCATAGGGGTTGAGACCAGAATTCCACTCATGCTTGCCCTTGTTGCGAACAAGACGATCCCGTTCAACCTGGTTTACAGAACTGCAATTGCCAATCCTGCTGCCGCGATGGGCATCAGGAAGGGCATGATTCAGCTGGGTTATTTTGCGGACTTCATGGCAGTGAAATTCAGCGAAGCCAGGAGGATAAACCAGGATCGCCTCCACTCCAAGACCCCGATTTCACCCTTCAACGGTTTCCAGGCAGTATTCCCGCACAGCGTTGTGATGCGCGGCGAAGTAATCCTTGAGGGAAATGAATTTATGGGGGAGAGAAATGGAAAGTTTGTGGCAAACCTAAAATGA
- a CDS encoding MMPL family transporter, whose translation MFEKRFEAVGRFSERNSGKIIIFWIILILVLAPFASLLFHETSYDLTSSIVPPNAMATKSANLESQYFQNNSTSGSGNGTQSMVMVTTNTSINSTPQMGDMISAQNSVKQYLISQGINVSFQSIVGTENETLHGVAAAASGFLALAYPLLDHLAQSSNSINQSLNASLSIIIGIPAYYFDNLSKSKSSSTAYNATIYFIGEIGASNLIFKQIGIPYFNTFAAFFNESFAQSSKVLNDINSSIIGASLNQSLNATLKGMILQGGSIGSFASLFYQAKVPIAVTFNVTGYPVNTDGQLYSRFAYNFTVPILAQGISSNSTIVSALQNDLNVTPIELAGDAFNLSQPADSIALQSESDRVVSNGIINYFRGSPLIAINPESIHAFVSSVNSTNNINLTISQLMLDYNFSSYPAVPQSYVLHQFVGYDNSTVITIILVSSNLSLAQTNKVTSIYTNAFNGVDGVGAYLAGSSALSSQLGSESISGMERALFIGIVLSVIIVGVFFLSPVAAFLPLMIFGVSAEVSMALNGLLYKYILHGSVSFITPTLLLILLLGLASDYVVYIMSRYRREIRAGNEHPSVVSAKWSGHAVFTSGITVAISYIVLYLSHVPIFSDAGITNAVGVVVTILAANTLLLAILNRGKRKMFWPSKISAGKHLPAEKTMKKIAGTVIANKGKIVIIFVVASLLASYVYFETPSNFDVFDLVPSSSGIQAIKVVNSSFNGDLFDRGYVILQFQSPVYNGTAFNTTEINSVTAIEQKLLASGHVSEVFGPTYPYGDYVPANLSGIRSSYSSQYLSEMKSYIGSDSRYVIIDYQLSELAWLNPSTKFVNDIPSLISGTGSDYRVYVGGITEGLNNAYSYTLSSFIKMVPILAIAIFAVLLIQLSSLFTPLRLILMVLASVIISLAITYLAVHYYAGLPILIFLPMFTVITLLAVGLDYDIFMVTRVREEAYKGKSDEEGVRVSLEENGGVIITLGVLLFATFGSLAFSGIGIIQEIGIGLALGVLIDTFVSWPFFVPAIMLYLKKYNWWPSKLKREEVDELPGEKD comes from the coding sequence ATGTTTGAAAAACGGTTTGAAGCCGTGGGGCGCTTCTCAGAGAGAAACAGTGGAAAAATCATAATTTTCTGGATTATTCTTATATTGGTTCTTGCGCCATTTGCTTCACTCCTTTTTCATGAAACATCGTATGATCTTACCAGCAGTATAGTTCCGCCCAACGCAATGGCAACTAAGTCTGCAAACCTTGAGTCACAGTATTTCCAGAATAATTCTACCAGTGGAAGCGGCAATGGAACCCAGTCTATGGTTATGGTTACCACCAACACCTCAATAAATTCAACACCACAAATGGGCGATATGATCAGTGCCCAGAATAGCGTAAAACAATATCTTATAAGCCAGGGAATCAATGTTAGTTTTCAATCAATAGTAGGAACAGAGAATGAAACTCTGCACGGTGTTGCAGCGGCAGCATCAGGTTTTCTGGCATTAGCATATCCACTTCTGGATCATCTTGCACAGAGCTCTAATTCAATCAATCAGTCACTAAACGCTTCACTTTCAATAATAATTGGAATCCCTGCATATTACTTTGATAACTTATCAAAATCTAAAAGTTCATCTACCGCCTATAATGCGACAATCTATTTCATAGGTGAAATTGGAGCGTCCAATCTTATTTTCAAGCAGATCGGAATTCCATATTTCAACACGTTTGCGGCATTTTTCAATGAATCATTCGCACAAAGTTCAAAAGTTTTGAATGATATTAATTCCTCAATTATTGGCGCCTCTTTGAACCAGAGTTTAAACGCCACTCTGAAGGGAATGATCTTACAAGGTGGCTCTATCGGAAGTTTTGCCTCTCTATTCTATCAGGCAAAAGTGCCCATTGCCGTAACATTCAATGTAACAGGATATCCTGTTAATACAGACGGACAGCTGTATTCAAGATTCGCTTACAATTTCACAGTACCAATACTTGCGCAAGGCATATCTTCCAACAGCACTATCGTATCTGCCCTTCAGAACGACCTTAACGTAACTCCGATCGAGCTGGCAGGAGATGCCTTTAATCTGTCCCAACCGGCAGATTCCATAGCTCTTCAGTCAGAAAGTGACAGAGTTGTTTCAAATGGAATAATAAACTATTTCAGAGGAAGTCCACTAATTGCCATAAACCCTGAAAGTATTCACGCATTCGTATCGTCTGTCAACAGCACAAACAACATAAATCTAACAATATCTCAACTAATGCTGGATTATAACTTTTCGAGCTATCCTGCAGTACCACAGAGCTATGTACTGCACCAGTTCGTTGGATATGATAATTCCACGGTGATAACAATTATACTTGTCAGCTCAAATCTTTCTCTAGCCCAGACAAACAAGGTCACAAGCATCTACACAAACGCCTTCAATGGCGTGGATGGCGTTGGTGCATATCTTGCTGGTTCGTCAGCACTGAGTTCTCAGTTGGGGTCTGAATCCATAAGCGGAATGGAAAGGGCTCTGTTTATAGGTATAGTTCTTTCAGTGATTATCGTGGGCGTATTCTTCCTTTCACCTGTTGCCGCTTTTCTTCCCCTGATGATATTCGGGGTATCAGCAGAGGTATCCATGGCCCTTAATGGTCTTCTGTACAAGTACATCCTCCATGGTTCAGTGTCATTCATTACGCCCACGCTTCTGCTTATACTCCTGCTGGGATTGGCTAGCGACTATGTCGTATACATAATGTCCAGGTACCGCAGGGAAATAAGGGCGGGAAATGAGCACCCTTCTGTAGTTTCAGCAAAGTGGTCGGGACACGCGGTATTCACATCTGGTATTACCGTTGCTATTTCCTACATAGTCCTGTATCTTTCTCATGTGCCAATATTCAGTGATGCTGGCATTACAAATGCAGTGGGCGTCGTTGTAACAATTCTGGCTGCCAACACACTTCTTCTTGCAATCCTCAACCGTGGAAAAAGAAAGATGTTCTGGCCTTCGAAAATTTCAGCTGGGAAGCACCTTCCAGCTGAGAAGACAATGAAGAAGATAGCCGGTACCGTAATAGCGAACAAGGGAAAAATTGTTATAATTTTTGTGGTGGCATCACTCCTTGCCAGCTATGTCTATTTTGAGACCCCGTCAAATTTTGATGTTTTTGATCTTGTACCTTCAAGCAGCGGAATCCAGGCAATAAAGGTAGTAAACTCCAGCTTCAACGGAGATTTATTTGACAGGGGATACGTAATCCTGCAGTTCCAGTCTCCAGTTTACAATGGTACCGCCTTCAATACTACCGAGATAAATTCAGTAACTGCCATTGAACAGAAATTGTTAGCAAGTGGCCATGTTTCGGAGGTCTTTGGTCCAACCTACCCGTATGGTGATTACGTTCCTGCAAATCTTTCCGGCATACGATCTTCTTACAGTTCTCAATATCTTTCCGAGATGAAGAGCTACATTGGCAGCGACTCACGCTATGTCATAATAGATTACCAGCTCAGTGAACTTGCCTGGCTGAATCCCTCCACAAAATTTGTGAATGACATACCTTCATTGATTTCCGGCACAGGATCTGATTACAGGGTTTATGTGGGAGGCATAACTGAAGGCCTGAACAACGCCTATTCATACACTCTATCAAGTTTCATCAAGATGGTGCCAATCCTCGCCATTGCAATTTTTGCAGTCCTTCTCATTCAGCTGAGCAGCCTATTTACTCCGTTAAGGCTGATCCTCATGGTGCTTGCATCTGTGATAATCTCGCTGGCAATCACGTATCTGGCAGTGCACTACTATGCAGGGCTTCCAATATTGATCTTCCTGCCCATGTTCACCGTAATAACCCTCCTTGCGGTTGGCCTGGATTACGATATTTTCATGGTGACAAGGGTTCGCGAGGAAGCATACAAGGGGAAGAGTGATGAGGAAGGCGTCAGGGTGAGCCTGGAAGAGAATGGTGGTGTTATAATCACGCTGGGTGTTCTCCTGTTTGCGACATTTGGATCTCTGGCATTCAGCGGAATTGGCATAATCCAGGAAATAGGAATAGGTCTGGCACTGGGGGTACTGATAGATACGTTTGTCAGCTGGCCATTCTTTGTTCCTGCAATCATGCTTTACCTGAAGAAATATAACTGGTGGCCTTCAAAATTGAAGAGGGAGGAAGTGGATGAACTTCCGGGCGAGAAGGACTGA